Genomic segment of Perognathus longimembris pacificus isolate PPM17 chromosome 11, ASM2315922v1, whole genome shotgun sequence:
ctccgtAACCGTTTCTCCAGCAGGGCCGCGCGTTTCATTGCCATGTCATTTTCTGCCTTTTGGTCATCCTAAGAACAAATTTCATGGAACATTTCAGGTAGTACTATTCTCATTTTCAGTTGCTGTTGTCGCAGGTTGTGCTTATTGAGATAACTGGAAATCTGAACTATTATGACTGTCAAATGTAGGCCTGTTTTGGGAATTATGATGGAAGAGCTGAATTAAAGTTAGTAATTCTGTTAAATAACTTAATggccatgaaaagaaaaaaagttcttagCTCTTAATAACTGAGCATGGGGAATTTGCcctcaatgaaaaacaaaacaaactatttaaaatatatgatcaATAAAAAGGATAAAACTTCCCTACAGCAGTCAGCTAATGTAGTGCCATAAACGGAATTACAGCGTTTAAAGTTGAGGTCACACAGTTTGATTGGTTAAGTTCAAAATTACATTGAAGGTTTTTCTCTCGGTCTTTTAAAATACTGGTACTAGGCTTGAcctcctcacactcttgcttaagcttttttcatttatggctgatgctctaccacttgagctacagctccacttctagctttttggtggttaactggagaggagagtctcatggactttcctgccagggctggctctgaaactTTGATTCGCAGATCGGAagctcctgagcagttagggttacaggtgtgaccactgGTTCCCAGCACAGGTTTTCTCTTTGAAGAGAAGATGAGTGAAATTATATCCCTCTACTGAGGTTCTTTCAAGCTGACAATCATGATTAGACCTACTAGGCCTGACTCCCTATCTCATCttgataaaaattaattaaaaaataaaattaagagagaCTTGTGCTTGCTCTGgtaggtgctctatcatttgagccattccccctttcccctccagcCCTTGTTTGCTTTCAATTATTCTTCAGACAGTGTGAGtttgtgtttttgcctggggctggccttggatCTTACTCCTACTGTTTCTGACTCCAGtgaagctggggttacaggtgtaaaccaccacacccagcttgtctGTTGAGATAGGAGCCTTACTAACACTTTTGCCTGGGTGGcccttgaacagtgatcttcgcaagtggctggggttacaggcatgagccactgtgcctggtgttaaagggtttttgttttttaaagaagacacaaggaaagaTGGTcaccaggtaaaaaaaaaaaaccttagcacatatttacatacaataataaataatcacTCTGTTTTAGAGGttcaaataatttcattttttttatctagTTACTTGCTGTTTTTCAGTTAGGAGTCACTCTGTAGCCCAAGCGAGCCTAAACTGTGAAATCTGCCTGCCTCCGCCTCGTGATGCCACTATGCCTGGTTCGAATGGCTTAATTTTTTAACGGCTTTAATGAAAGGGGGGAAGAGAGGTAAAAGAGCAAACACGTTATCTATGCAAGCATATGCATGACTGTGATCGAAGGCTTTGTTACAGCTCCGAATCCACACTGGAATACTGAGAAATCTTGAACTTCAGCATCATAGAGTCCACCAGAGCAGGAGTCATCAAAACACATCTTAGGAATAATAGcagatttgttaaaaaaaaaaaaaaaaaagaaaagaaagaaaatttaaaagggaTTGCTATTCCAGAAGTACGTCAACTTAGAAAAAGGAGTCCCCCCCGCCATGAAGATGCCTGAAACTATGCAGCTTATTACCTTAAAAAAGAAGCCACAGCATACTTTCTGCTCATCATCAGCAAATTGTTCTTTATCACTTTCTCCATCATATTTTTCGACAGACACATCCGTCTTTTCAGGGGGTTTCAAGTCTGACAGGGAAACTTCAATCAGGTTAGCGTTTTTAGGAgcggtgggtgggagggtgggcttAGGCGGGGGGTCTGTGGGCTGGTTCAACTGGTCCTCATTTGGGGTGAGACACACAGTCTCTGTGACAGGCTGGGACAGGACTTCAGAAACTGTCGACTCAAGAGGTTTCGGTTCCTTTTCTTCGGGGTTATAGCCACGTGGTCCCGAGGCCCCTTTGCATTCCGAGTTCTCCTTTTTAACCTCCTCCTTGGGCTTGGGCTCCTTTAACTGAGGCTCTCCATCATCTCCAAAGCACACAAAAGACCGCGTCTGGATGGGAACCTGACTCGGTGAAAACCTCCTTAGTCGAGGAAGACTATCCACAGACCGAGGGGGTGTCAGGGTTCGGTTCAACggtgttatttttaattcattgggCCTAGGAGTCCTTTGATTTTTAGTGGAAAAGGAGGAGCTCTTCCTGTTGGAGGCCTGCGGAGATGGGTGGGTCGGGCGGGGGGAGTCCGAGGAGAAGGGCGCCGTGGTGGACGACAGGCTGGCCTGCCTGGAGGGCTTGACATCTCGGCCGTGTTTCTGCGGCGAGGGCTGCGGAGGCGAGATCACCCACGACTGCTGCTCTCTCATCTGCATTAGCATCTCCTGCTGGAGGGACAGGCGCTGCATCTCCTGCTGGAGGAAGTGCAGGGAGGAGTTCAGCTTTTCGATGGATCTCATGTACTCTAGAATCTCCCCTTCGTTCAGAGTCTCTTCGGAGGGGCTTGCCAGGTTCCACTGCTTCTCGGGGTCCACCGGCGTGGTTGGGGACTTGGGCCACTTGGCTGGGGGGTTCTCCGTGCTCTCTTTGATGTCGGCCAGGGACTTGCTCCTCTGTCCGTCGGGGCGGTGCACTTCCTTCTCCTTCACCCTGTCCGTGTACACCTTCTCGTCCTCGGCGCCCGCCGCCTCCTCCCGCAGTGGGGAGAtgccctcccccttcttcttcacCACCGTAAGGAAGGCCGTCCTTCCCATCTTCTGCCTCTGCTTTGTGAATGCGGCTTCCATCTTCTTCTTCTGGGCTTCGATGGCGCGCCTCTTCTCCTCCAGCTTCATCCTGAGATGCACCATCTCCGAAGCCAGCAGCTGCGTGCTGTCCCGGCCTGTGGGCAGGACGGGCTCCTCGGGAATGTGTGCCCACGCAACCACGTGGGGAATATTCAGCTCCGAGCCCTCCGGGGTGGTCTTCTGGGAGCTGCTGCCACTGCTTTTTCCATCGGTATGATTCAGCTTCCGGAATTTCTGCTCGGCAAAGCTGGTCATCTTCACACCAGAACTAGACGAAGCACTGCTCCCTGGCTGAGACTTGGTACTTACGGTACTGGGACAAGGACTCAGCGCCTCCCTGGGGTTGCCGCCTCTGATATCATAATCCTGGAGAAATCTGGACGCATCATCCATGTCGGAGTCCAGGCTGACCGTGTAATCCCGCAAGGAAGAGTCTTCGTCCATGGTTTCGGGAATGTCTTCAGAAGGAACATGAATTCCAGTGTCGACCTCTGTCGTGTCGGTCACAGGGCTCAAGGCACCTTTCGCGTCACTTATGTTGTCAGGACTCGACCGACCTAGCTTGAGGTTGGAGTTAAGGATACTCATTTCCTGGCTATGAAGAAAGAAGCCATTAGCGATTTGGTCTGGCCGAGATGTGTGGGGAGGTTTTTCGGTATCGTGAATTATCTGTAATGCTTCTTCGATGCTTGGAGTCTCGATCTGATTACCAAACTCATCCAGGAGTACTCTGTTTTGTAGAGCTCCATTTGGGAGCTTGTAAGGAACATTCTCATTAGAATTCAGTTCGTTCGTATTAAGGGGCATGTAAGGTTTGAGGTCACTGTGAGGGTCTACATTAAGTTCTTCTTcaatgctttcttcttcttcttccccattTACTGGCTTGAAGGACAAGTTTTTCCGAATGTGTTTAGATGCACGATTGTTGTTCAGAGTAAGTCCTTCATTACTAATAGAACGAGTGATTCCTCGGTTTGGAGTGGATTTTGGCACACTATCTTCTTTATCAAAAGAAATATCAAATGAAACACCATGCACAGATGATctagaaaaaatttaaagagaaaaccTTCTTAAGAAATTCCAGAAAATAGAGTTTTTAAATGTTACTACATAAAATTATTGGGAAGTGCATTTCTTACAAGGCgagagagcactttaccactaggccatattcccagccatgcatttcttttctttctccacttaTTACAATCCAACTGACCTTAAGGTAAAGTTATGCCTATTTTTCTCCCCTTTATACTTAGCTCATGACCTCTCTACTATCTGCCTATGCTGACCCTTTCAGATTTGCATCTTAATTAAAAGTCTAGATTTGGCATTCTGGCTAATACCAACAGACAACGATAAAATGGACATTTCTAAATTTCATAAGGTGGATATACTAAGACTAATTAATTCCCTTTGCTTACCTTTTTTCTTTGGGCCATGTTCCTATGAAACCATCAACATACGACATGGATGAAGACCTTCTAATTCCTCCTTCAAATAGAAAACAGCCATTGAaatcatgtaaaaaaaaagtggggggaaacTTACAGAAACTCAACACATTTTACATATTTAAGGATTCAAAAGGTAAGTAGATACCCtggcgcgtgcgcgtgcgcgcgcacacacacacacacacacacacacacacacacacacacacagcttaggTACTGGATTCAATCCATAGCACACCCCACCTCCAAAAACAGCTATGTATGGAGAATTTCAGCCAGGCTGAAGCTTGGTGCCAGCGGCTCAGGCCtgttatactagctactcagaagactgatagctgaggatcctggttcaaagccagcctgggcaaataatcggagagactcttgtctctaattaatcagcaaaaagtcaaaagtggaggtatggctcaagcagaagaGTGCTAAAACAGCTAAgtaaaagctcaaggccctgagtgcaatccctgtacaaaagaaaaagaataagaagtgAAGGCTATAGGCTCGGCCAGCTTGAGTTACATAGAGAGAGCCAAtcttaaaaagaacagaaaagaaagcacCAGGACTGGGGCATAGCTTAGTCAGTAGGGGGCTTTCTTAGCAGGTGATATGCAAGcatcccagtaccacataaaaagaaagaaaagcaagcagagAACCagacttctcttttcttcttcttcttcttcttttttttttttttttggccagtcccagagcttgggactcagcctgagcactgtccctggcttctttttgctcaaggctacctctctacctcttgagccacagcaccacttccggctttttctgtttatgtggtgctggggaatcgaacccagggcttcatgcatggtgggcaagcactctaccactaggccacattcccagcccttcttttttcttttgtatactCATAGCTACTTTTCAGATTGGGTATTTACTTATATCAAATCTCAGTCATTTCCCAGGCAGCCTACCTAAACTAGTCTTCTTTTGGATAAGCTTTCTCAAATACATTACCTGAGGCTGAAGCGGGAGCATGGGGACGTGAGTATCTGGAAGACAAATGACAAGACCGTGTGAGAATGGCTCAAGAAATACTACTGTAACACTTGTgattctacattttaaaaatctaacgtttaaattatattttatatccttTAGCCAAACAATTTGAAGTTCTTTCATATATATCTCAATGTCCGTAGGAGATAAGATGTagcatattattttctttctaccaatagaaaactgaaataaaGAGATGCAAatgaagctcagcaatttgacgTGTTTGGCCTAACTAAATTTCTGAGAGCTACAGACAGGAAGAACACTTGGAAAGATCAACAAGACTGGAGCCTCATGGGCCGGTACCTCCACATCTAAGCTGCAGGCAAAAGTCTTCCACGCCTAGAAAGATCTTCAGCTCTCTTGCTACTTTCCTTATttcattctatcctattccactTCATGCAGAGAATACAGTGCCTCTGTCTCAGATTATAATGATAGGTGGCTGGATCAAGCTATCCTCTTAGTTTGAGGCTTAGTTTTCCCTCCTGCAGTAAGGTAAGCATCCCCACCCCCATTCAATGAACTGGGGGAACAGGGTGGTGTGACTTCTCTAGCTCATCTAAACTATATTTATTCTAATATAAACTGGGAACAAAACAAGTCAATCAAaggatttaaatatatatatatatatatatcaacataaGGAACACctaattaatgagctttttccaaAGCACAACACCTGCAGATCTTCCTTTCACCCAAACCAAGTGCCTGCCTGCTACACGCCAAGCTCTGCTTGCTCTGCCTGCTGGACACCGCGCATGGCAGTCTTCTTTGTGGTCACCTGGTAGGGCTGCCGAGACCTCGCACCATGCCCTGGCATTCTTGTTTGTGATATTCTTCTTCTGAAATCACTTCCATGGCATCCCCTCGCCCTCAGCTCTATGTAAGTCTAAATACAActtgtttgtttattaaaatgtgtttactactttctttcccagatggctaaaat
This window contains:
- the Camsap2 gene encoding calmodulin-regulated spectrin-associated protein 2 isoform X4, yielding MGDAADPRELRKTFIVPAIKPFDHYDFSRAKIACNLAWLVAKAFGTENVPEELREPFYTDQYDQEHIKPPVVNLLLSAELYCRAGSLILKSDAAKPLLGHDAVIQALAQKGLYVTDQEKLVTERDLHKKPIQMSAHLAMVDTLMMAYTVEMVSIEKVIGCAQQYSAFFQATDLPYDIEDAVMYWINKVNEHLKDIMEQEQKMKEHHTVEAPAGQKARYRKEQTLLKQLPCIPLVENLLKDCTDGCALAALIHFYCPGVVRLEDICLKETMSLADSLYNLQLIQEFCQEYLNQCCHFSLEDMLYAASSIKSNYLVFMAELFWWFEVVKPSFVQPRVVRPQGAEPTKDRPSVPVLNAARRTLLDGSSSSDLTSRYSRPHAPASASGGIRRSSSMSYVDGFIGTWPKEKRSSVHGVSFDISFDKEDSVPKSTPNRGITRSISNEGLTLNNNRASKHIRKNLSFKPVNGEEEEESIEEELNVDPHSDLKPYMPLNTNELNSNENVPYKLPNGALQNRVLLDEFGNQIETPSIEEALQIIHDTEKPPHTSRPDQIANGFFLHSQEMSILNSNLKLGRSSPDNISDAKGALSPVTDTTEVDTGIHVPSEDIPETMDEDSSLRDYTVSLDSDMDDASRFLQDYDIRGGNPREALSPCPSTVSTKSQPGSSASSSSGVKMTSFAEQKFRKLNHTDGKSSGSSSQKTTPEGSELNIPHVVAWAHIPEEPVLPTGRDSTQLLASEMVHLRMKLEEKRRAIEAQKKKMEAAFTKQRQKMGRTAFLTVVKKKGEGISPLREEAAGAEDEKVYTDRVKEKEVHRPDGQRSKSLADIKESTENPPAKWPKSPTTPVDPEKQWNLASPSEETLNEGEILEYMRSIEKLNSSLHFLQQEMQRLSLQQEMLMQMREQQSWVISPPQPSPQKHGRDVKPSRQASLSSTTAPFSSDSPRPTHPSPQASNRKSSSFSTKNQRTPRPNELKITPLNRTLTPPRSVDSLPRLRRFSPSQVPIQTRSFVCFGDDGEPQLKEPKPKEEVKKENSECKGASGPRGYNPEEKEPKPLESTVSEVLSQPVTETVCLTPNEDQLNQPTDPPPKPTLPPTAPKNANLIEVSLSDLKPPEKTDVSVEKYDGESDKEQFADDEQKVCCGFFFKDDQKAENDMAMKRAALLEKRLRRERESQLRKQQLEAEMEHKKEETRRKTEEERQKKEDERARREFIRQEYMRRKQLKLMEDMDTVIKHRPQVSKQKKQRPKSIHRDHIESPKTPIKASSLSLASLNTGDNESLHSGKRTPRSESVEGFLSPSRCGSRNGEKDWENASTTSSVASGTEYTGPKLYKEPSAKSNKHIIQNALAHCCLAGKVNEGQKKKILEEMEKSDANNFLILFRDSGCQFRSLYTYCPETEEISKLTGIGPKSITKKMIEGLYKYNSDRKQFSHIPAKTLSASVDAITIHSHLWQTKRPVTPKKLLPTTKA
- the Camsap2 gene encoding calmodulin-regulated spectrin-associated protein 2 isoform X3 produces the protein MGDAADPRELRKTFIVPAIKPFDHYDFSRAKIACNLAWLVAKAFGTENVPEELREPFYTDQYDQEHIKPPVVNLLLSAELYCRAGSLILKSDAAKPLLGHDAVIQALAQKGLYVTDQEKLVTERDLHKKPIQMSAHLAMVDTLMMAYTVEMVSIEKVIGCAQQYSAFFQATDLPYDIEDAVMYWINKVNEHLKDIMEQEQKMKEHHTVEAPAGQKARYRKEQTLLKQLPCIPLVENLLKDCTDGCALAALIHFYCPGVVRLEDICLKETMSLADSLYNLQLIQEFCQEYLNQCCHFSLEDMLYAASSIKSNYLVFMAELFWWFEVVKPSFVQPRVVRPQGAEPTKDRPSVPVLNAARRTLLDGSSSSDLTSRYSRPHAPASASGGIRRSSSMSYVDGFIGTWPKEKRSSVHGVSFDISFDKEDSVPKSTPNRGITRSISNEGLTLNNNRASKHIRKNLSFKPVNGEEEEESIEEELNVDPHSDLKPYMPLNTNELNSNENVPYKLPNGALQNRVLLDEFGNQIETPSIEEALQIIHDTEKPPHTSRPDQIANGFFLHSQEMSILNSNLKLGRSSPDNISDAKGALSPVTDTTEVDTGIHVPSEDIPETMDEDSSLRDYTVSLDSDMDDASRFLQDYDIRGGNPREALSPCPSTVSTKSQPGSSASSSSGVKMTSFAEQKFRKLNHTDGKSSGSSSQKTTPEGSELNIPHVVAWAHIPEEPVLPTGRDSTQLLASEMVHLRMKLEEKRRAIEAQKKKMEAAFTKQRQKMGRTAFLTVVKKKGEGISPLREEAAGAEDEKVYTDRVKEKEVHRPDGQRSKSLADIKESTENPPAKWPKSPTTPVDPEKQWNLASPSEETLNEGEILEYMRSIEKLNSSLHFLQQEMQRLSLQQEMLMQMREQQSWVISPPQPSPQKHGRDVKPSRQASLSSTTAPFSSDSPRPTHPSPQASNRKSSSFSTKNQRTPRPNELKITPLNRTLTPPRSVDSLPRLRRFSPSQVPIQTRSFVCFGDDGEPQLKEPKPKEEVKKENSECKGASGPRGYNPEEKEPKPLESTVSEVLSQPVTETVCLTPNEDQLNQPTDPPPKPTLPPTAPKNANLIEVSLSDLKPPEKTDVSVEKYDGESDKEQFADDEQKVCCGFFFKDDQKAENDMAMKRAALLEKRLRRERESQLRKQQLEAEMEHKKEETRRKTEEERQKKEDERARREFIRQEYMRRKQLKLMEDMDTVIKHRPQVSKQKKQRPKSIHRDHIESPKTPIKGPPASSLSLASLNTGDNESLHSGKRTPRSESVEGFLSPSRCGSRNGEKDWENASTTSSVASGTEYTGPKLYKEPSAKSNKHIIQNALAHCCLAGKVNEGQKKKILEEMEKSDANNFLILFRDSGCQFRSLYTYCPETEEISKLTGIGPKSITKKMIEGLYKYNSDRKQFSHIPAKTLSASVDAITIHSHLWQTKRPVTPKKLLPTTKA
- the Camsap2 gene encoding calmodulin-regulated spectrin-associated protein 2 isoform X1, with the protein product MGDAADPRELRKTFIVPAIKPFDHYDFSRAKIACNLAWLVAKAFGTENVPEELREPFYTDQYDQEHIKPPVVNLLLSAELYCRAGSLILKSDAAKPLLGHDAVIQALAQKGLYVTDQEKLVTERDLHKKPIQMSAHLAMVDTLMMAYTVEMVSIEKVIGCAQQYSAFFQATDLPYDIEDAVMYWINKVNEHLKDIMEQEQKMKEHHTVEAPAGQKARYRKEQTLLKQLPCIPLVENLLKDCTDGCALAALIHFYCPGVVRLEDICLKETMSLADSLYNLQLIQEFCQEYLNQCCHFSLEDMLYAASSIKSNYLVFMAELFWWFEVVKPSFVQPRVVRPQGAEPTKDRPSVPVLNAARRTLLDGSSSSDLTSRYSRPHAPASASGGIRRSSSMSYVDGFIGTWPKEKRSSVHGVSFDISFDKEDSVPKSTPNRGITRSISNEGLTLNNNRASKHIRKNLSFKPVNGEEEEESIEEELNVDPHSDLKPYMPLNTNELNSNENVPYKLPNGALQNRVLLDEFGNQIETPSIEEALQIIHDTEKPPHTSRPDQIANGFFLHSQEMSILNSNLKLGRSSPDNISDAKGALSPVTDTTEVDTGIHVPSEDIPETMDEDSSLRDYTVSLDSDMDDASRFLQDYDIRGGNPREALSPCPSTVSTKSQPGSSASSSSGVKMTSFAEQKFRKLNHTDGKSSGSSSQKTTPEGSELNIPHVVAWAHIPEEPVLPTGRDSTQLLASEMVHLRMKLEEKRRAIEAQKKKMEAAFTKQRQKMGRTAFLTVVKKKGEGISPLREEAAGAEDEKVYTDRVKEKEVHRPDGQRSKSLADIKESTENPPAKWPKSPTTPVDPEKQWNLASPSEETLNEGEILEYMRSIEKLNSSLHFLQQEMQRLSLQQEMLMQMREQQSWVISPPQPSPQKHGRDVKPSRQASLSSTTAPFSSDSPRPTHPSPQASNRKSSSFSTKNQRTPRPNELKITPLNRTLTPPRSVDSLPRLRRFSPSQVPIQTRSFVCFGDDGEPQLKEPKPKEEVKKENSECKGASGPRGYNPEEKEPKPLESTVSEVLSQPVTETVCLTPNEDQLNQPTDPPPKPTLPPTAPKNANLIEVSLSDLKPPEKTDVSVEKYDGESDKEQFADDEQKVCCGFFFKDDQKAENDMAMKRAALLEKRLRRERESQLRKQQLEAEMEHKKEETRRKTEEERQKKEDERARREFIRQEYMRRKQLKLMEDMDTVIKHRPQVSKQKKQRPKSIHRDHIESPKTPIKGPPGSRLYRVFSASSLSLASLNTGDNESLHSGKRTPRSESVEGFLSPSRCGSRNGEKDWENASTTSSVASGTEYTGPKLYKEPSAKSNKHIIQNALAHCCLAGKVNEGQKKKILEEMEKSDANNFLILFRDSGCQFRSLYTYCPETEEISKLTGIGPKSITKKMIEGLYKYNSDRKQFSHIPAKTLSASVDAITIHSHLWQTKRPVTPKKLLPTTKA
- the Camsap2 gene encoding calmodulin-regulated spectrin-associated protein 2 isoform X2, whose protein sequence is MGDAADPRELRKTFIVPAIKPFDHYDFSRAKIACNLAWLVAKAFGTENVPEELREPFYTDQYDQEHIKPPVVNLLLSAELYCRAGSLILKSDAAKPLLGHDAVIQALAQKGLYVTDQEKLVTERDLHKKPIQMSAHLAMVDTLMMAYTVEMVSIEKVIGCAQQYSAFFQATDLPYDIEDAVMYWINKVNEHLKDIMEQEQKMKEHHTVEAPAGQKARYRKEQTLLKQLPCIPLVENLLKDCTDGCALAALIHFYCPGVVRLEDICLKETMSLADSLYNLQLIQEFCQEYLNQCCHFSLEDMLYAASSIKSNYLVFMAELFWWFEVVKPSFVQPRVVRPQGEPTKDRPSVPVLNAARRTLLDGSSSSDLTSRYSRPHAPASASGGIRRSSSMSYVDGFIGTWPKEKRSSVHGVSFDISFDKEDSVPKSTPNRGITRSISNEGLTLNNNRASKHIRKNLSFKPVNGEEEEESIEEELNVDPHSDLKPYMPLNTNELNSNENVPYKLPNGALQNRVLLDEFGNQIETPSIEEALQIIHDTEKPPHTSRPDQIANGFFLHSQEMSILNSNLKLGRSSPDNISDAKGALSPVTDTTEVDTGIHVPSEDIPETMDEDSSLRDYTVSLDSDMDDASRFLQDYDIRGGNPREALSPCPSTVSTKSQPGSSASSSSGVKMTSFAEQKFRKLNHTDGKSSGSSSQKTTPEGSELNIPHVVAWAHIPEEPVLPTGRDSTQLLASEMVHLRMKLEEKRRAIEAQKKKMEAAFTKQRQKMGRTAFLTVVKKKGEGISPLREEAAGAEDEKVYTDRVKEKEVHRPDGQRSKSLADIKESTENPPAKWPKSPTTPVDPEKQWNLASPSEETLNEGEILEYMRSIEKLNSSLHFLQQEMQRLSLQQEMLMQMREQQSWVISPPQPSPQKHGRDVKPSRQASLSSTTAPFSSDSPRPTHPSPQASNRKSSSFSTKNQRTPRPNELKITPLNRTLTPPRSVDSLPRLRRFSPSQVPIQTRSFVCFGDDGEPQLKEPKPKEEVKKENSECKGASGPRGYNPEEKEPKPLESTVSEVLSQPVTETVCLTPNEDQLNQPTDPPPKPTLPPTAPKNANLIEVSLSDLKPPEKTDVSVEKYDGESDKEQFADDEQKVCCGFFFKDDQKAENDMAMKRAALLEKRLRRERESQLRKQQLEAEMEHKKEETRRKTEEERQKKEDERARREFIRQEYMRRKQLKLMEDMDTVIKHRPQVSKQKKQRPKSIHRDHIESPKTPIKGPPGSRLYRVFSASSLSLASLNTGDNESLHSGKRTPRSESVEGFLSPSRCGSRNGEKDWENASTTSSVASGTEYTGPKLYKEPSAKSNKHIIQNALAHCCLAGKVNEGQKKKILEEMEKSDANNFLILFRDSGCQFRSLYTYCPETEEISKLTGIGPKSITKKMIEGLYKYNSDRKQFSHIPAKTLSASVDAITIHSHLWQTKRPVTPKKLLPTTKA